A single genomic interval of Zunongwangia sp. HGR-M22 harbors:
- a CDS encoding ABC transporter permease, whose product MKQTNTAKPGFSWLLKMAWRDGKASKRKLLLFMASIVLGIAAVVSIQSFGENLQDNIALQSKSLMGADYTIDMNHPPNERVNEIMDSLGIDSREISFASMAAFPNKMGTKFVSVRGIDSGFPFYGEFETTPKSAGLNYQNQNGALVDATVMLQLDLSVGDSIKIGEITLPILGKLKEAPGSSSLFGAIAPPVIIPYKFIEQTGLIQTGSRINYEYYFEADKTTNLDVLEEKIGPKLDKEDADLDTHLSTSERLGKRYENFGKFLNLVAFIALLLGCVGIASAINIYIKEKLKSVAVLKCLGASRKQSFMIFLIQVAFIGLLSGILGSILGVILQYAFPVILESLLPVEIALSISGRVIFAGIILGVLMSVLFALYPLVGTLYVSPLQVLRVQENSNSRSRKALIGISMLIVLFLFLFSFWLLKDWKYSLAFIGGVLVTFAVLAGIAQLFINAIRKFFPDSWSFVSRQSLRNLFRPQNQTLILILAIGIGTFLISTLYFTKDLLLAQATLENTNTSANMILLDVQTNQTKNVAQTIESQDLPVLEDIPIVTMRVQNLNGKSVNEIREDSTSTINRWILSHEFRVTYRDSLIASETIEDGEWIPEVKNTTSSEIIPISVSTNFAEDAQVKVGDQVTFNVQGVLMKTKIASTRLVDWGRMQTNFSIVFPKGILEQAPQFHVMTTQVPDAEKSAEIQQILVKKYPNVSILDLRQVLGIIEGLLNKISWIINFMAFFSILTGIIVLLGAVRTSKYQRIKESVLLRTIGAKSNQILKIAALEYIYLGVLGSLSGILLSLISSLLLAWLAFETTFIPSWIPFGILFPGITLLVLIIGLANSRSVIKNPPLQVLRREEV is encoded by the coding sequence ATGAAGCAAACAAACACTGCAAAACCTGGATTTTCATGGTTGCTAAAAATGGCTTGGAGAGATGGTAAAGCCAGTAAACGTAAGCTTTTGCTTTTTATGGCTTCGATCGTTTTGGGAATTGCTGCTGTAGTTTCCATACAGTCTTTTGGTGAAAATCTACAAGATAATATCGCGTTACAATCCAAATCCCTGATGGGTGCAGATTATACCATCGACATGAATCATCCGCCCAACGAACGTGTTAATGAAATTATGGATTCCCTGGGCATCGATTCTCGCGAAATCAGTTTTGCCTCGATGGCAGCTTTTCCTAATAAAATGGGGACAAAATTCGTTAGCGTTCGTGGTATCGACAGCGGTTTTCCTTTTTATGGTGAATTTGAAACTACTCCTAAATCTGCCGGCCTAAATTACCAAAATCAAAACGGCGCTTTGGTTGATGCCACGGTGATGCTTCAGTTAGATTTATCTGTGGGCGATAGTATTAAGATTGGGGAAATAACGCTGCCAATTTTAGGCAAACTTAAAGAGGCTCCCGGTAGCTCTTCGCTTTTTGGAGCCATTGCACCACCGGTGATCATTCCGTATAAATTCATTGAGCAAACAGGACTCATACAAACCGGAAGTAGAATTAATTACGAGTATTATTTTGAAGCCGATAAAACCACTAATCTTGATGTTTTAGAAGAAAAAATAGGTCCGAAATTAGATAAAGAAGATGCCGATCTGGACACGCATTTATCCACGAGCGAACGCTTAGGGAAACGCTACGAAAACTTTGGTAAGTTTCTGAATCTCGTTGCGTTTATCGCATTGCTATTGGGTTGTGTTGGGATTGCCAGCGCCATAAATATTTACATCAAAGAAAAATTAAAGTCGGTTGCCGTACTAAAATGTCTTGGTGCTTCACGAAAGCAAAGCTTTATGATCTTTTTGATTCAGGTCGCTTTTATAGGTTTATTAAGCGGAATTTTAGGAAGCATCCTAGGAGTAATCTTACAATACGCATTCCCGGTAATTTTAGAAAGTTTACTACCGGTTGAAATCGCTTTATCAATTTCAGGCCGCGTTATTTTTGCAGGAATCATTTTGGGCGTTTTAATGTCGGTTTTATTTGCCTTATATCCGCTGGTTGGTACTTTATATGTTTCCCCACTTCAGGTGTTGCGTGTACAAGAAAATTCAAATTCAAGATCAAGAAAAGCGCTTATTGGAATTTCAATGTTAATCGTACTATTTCTATTTTTATTCTCTTTCTGGCTGCTTAAAGATTGGAAATATTCACTAGCATTTATAGGTGGTGTTTTGGTAACTTTTGCCGTTTTAGCCGGTATTGCGCAATTATTTATCAATGCAATTAGAAAGTTTTTTCCAGATTCGTGGAGTTTCGTTTCTCGACAATCGCTACGGAATTTATTTCGACCTCAAAACCAAACACTTATTTTAATTTTAGCCATTGGGATTGGTACTTTTTTAATCAGCACACTATATTTCACTAAAGATCTTTTACTTGCACAGGCCACTTTAGAAAATACCAATACTAGCGCAAATATGATTTTGCTGGATGTACAAACCAACCAGACAAAAAATGTAGCTCAAACTATCGAATCTCAGGATCTACCGGTTCTAGAAGATATTCCTATTGTTACTATGCGTGTTCAAAATTTAAACGGTAAATCAGTAAACGAGATTCGAGAAGACTCAACTTCAACCATCAACCGTTGGATTTTAAGTCATGAGTTTCGAGTGACGTATCGTGATTCTTTAATTGCTTCGGAAACTATTGAAGACGGCGAATGGATTCCTGAAGTGAAAAATACTACTTCATCTGAAATTATACCAATTTCCGTGAGTACCAATTTCGCTGAAGATGCTCAGGTAAAAGTGGGCGATCAGGTTACTTTTAACGTGCAAGGCGTACTAATGAAAACTAAAATTGCCAGTACTCGATTAGTCGATTGGGGACGTATGCAGACTAACTTTTCAATCGTTTTTCCAAAAGGAATTTTAGAGCAGGCACCACAATTTCACGTGATGACCACGCAGGTTCCAGACGCTGAAAAATCGGCTGAAATTCAACAAATATTGGTAAAAAAGTATCCAAATGTATCGATTTTAGATCTTCGTCAGGTGCTAGGCATTATTGAAGGTTTACTGAATAAAATAAGTTGGATCATCAACTTTATGGCCTTCTTCAGCATTCTTACCGGAATTATCGTTTTACTAGGAGCCGTTAGAACCAGTAAATATCAACGAATTAAAGAAAGTGTGCTGCTTCGAACCATTGGCGCAAAAAGTAACCAAATACTTAAAATTGCGGCTTTAGAATATATTTATTTAGGTGTTTTAGGTAGTTTAAGCGGAATTCTATTATCACTAATTAGTAGTTTATTATTAGCCTGGTTGGCTTTTGAAACCACTTTTATTCCATCCTGGATTCCGTTTGGAATTTTATTCCCAGGTATCACTTTATTGGTCTTAATCATTGGATTGGCAAATAGCCGAAGTGTGATAAAAAACCCGCCGTTACAAGTGTTACGACGGGAAGAAGTTTAA
- a CDS encoding ABC transporter ATP-binding protein codes for MTKILNVTHLEKSYDSGSKKLQILNDINFEVEAKESFAIVGPSGSGKTTLLGLCAGLDQIDNGDIELCGTKLSSLSEDELALLRNQKVGFVFQNFQLLPTLTALENVAVPLELQGNKNATEKAKSLLKKVGLEHRMHHYPSQLSGGEQQRVALARAFSNDPEILFADEPTGNLDAETGEKVIKLLFELNAELGTTLVIVTHDMELAKMTQHILEIKGGKIVSDQKTGI; via the coding sequence ATGACAAAGATATTAAACGTTACCCACCTGGAGAAAAGCTACGATAGCGGAAGTAAAAAATTACAGATTTTAAACGATATTAATTTTGAAGTTGAAGCTAAAGAAAGTTTCGCCATTGTAGGCCCTTCCGGAAGCGGAAAAACCACTTTACTGGGCCTTTGCGCCGGTTTGGACCAAATTGACAATGGTGATATCGAATTATGTGGAACAAAACTCAGCTCCCTTTCTGAAGACGAATTGGCGCTACTTCGGAATCAAAAAGTCGGCTTCGTTTTTCAGAATTTCCAGTTGTTACCAACACTTACCGCATTAGAAAATGTAGCAGTTCCACTTGAATTACAAGGAAATAAAAATGCTACGGAAAAAGCGAAATCACTGCTGAAAAAAGTGGGTTTAGAACATCGCATGCATCATTACCCTTCGCAACTTTCGGGTGGTGAGCAACAACGGGTGGCTTTAGCGCGAGCATTTTCTAACGATCCTGAAATTTTATTTGCTGATGAGCCTACCGGAAATCTGGATGCTGAAACCGGAGAAAAGGTGATTAAACTTTTATTCGAATTAAATGCCGAATTGGGAACTACTTTAGTGATCGTTACCCACGATATGGAATTGGCCAAAATGACGCAGCATATTTTAGAAATTAAAGGAGGAAAAATAGTTTCCGACCAAAAAACCGGAATCTAA